A portion of the Bombina bombina isolate aBomBom1 chromosome 9, aBomBom1.pri, whole genome shotgun sequence genome contains these proteins:
- the LOC128640559 gene encoding olfactory receptor 1G1-like, which yields MILVNQLNVSGFTIQGITDAYDLQLPLFFLFLHMYLIIIFGNITIFAAISYDSYLHTPMYIFLMNLSVNDISLTSTVLPTMLYNLFTHHKGISFAGCMTQMYIYSSFICTEAVLLAAMAYDRYVAICHPLHYVFLMSWKRCVHFIVATWTIGFAVIIGYPVLISELPFCASHLINHVFCDLSPLMKLSCGSPFNVELLTYIEGILVGFTCFLFILISYIFIIYSILKIQSSEGRKKTFSTCGSHLTCVSIYYGSIICLHMRPSANYSPNMDRYFSLINIILVPMLNPVIYSFKNQEVISALMKLKKMSV from the coding sequence ATGATATTAGTAAATCAACTCAATGTGAGCGGATTCACAATCCAAGGAATTACTGATGCTTACGATCTCCAGTTACCTTTGTTTTTCCTGTTCCTTCACATGTACCTCATTATTATATTTGGGAACATCACAATTTTTGCTGCCATCTCATATGATTCTTATCTCCATACTCCCATGTATATATTCTTAATGAATTTATCAGTAAATGACATCTCATTAACCTCAACAGTTCTGCCTACAATGTTATATAATCTCTTTACACACCACAAAGGCATATCATTTGCAGGCTGCATGACTCAGATGTACATTTATTCCTCCTTCATTTGCACTGAAGCCGTCCTTTTGGCAGCCATGGCGTATGATCGCTATGTGGCCATCTGTCACCCTCTTCATTATGTTTTTCTAATGAGCTGGAAACGGTGTGTTCATTTTATTGTTGCCACATGGACCATTGGTTTTGCAGTCATTATAGGATATCCTGTTCTTATATCTGAGTTACCCTTTTGTGCTTCACATCTtattaaccatgttttctgtgactTGAGCCCATTGATGAAGTTATCATGTGGTTCTCCATTTAATGTTGAGCTTTTGACCTATATTGAAGGGATATTAGTGGGTTTTACTTGCTTTTTATTTATATTGATCtcttacatttttattatatattccattttaaaaatCCAGTCTTCTGAAGGGAGGAAAAAAACATTCTCTACCTGTGGCTCACACCTCACCTGTGTCTCTATCTATTACGGATCAATCATTTGTCTGCACATGAGACCCTCAGCAAACTATTCACCTAACATGGACAGATATTTCTCACTTATCAATATTATCCTGGTTCCTATGTTAAATCCTGTCATTTATAGTTTTAAAAATCAGGAGGTTATAAGTGCTTTAATGAAACTAAAAAAAATGAGTGTGTGA